GACCGGATCACCCGGGCTGACGGCAGCGACAGATCCACCTCGATCCCCAGCCCCTCGCGATTGAAGTCGTCGAGCACATTGAACAGCCGGAAGCTGCGGCCGTCGGCCAACTGGTCGTGCATGAAGTCCATCGACCAGACCTGGTTGATGGCCTCCGGCACCGCCAGAGGCTCGGGCCGCTCACGCACCAGCCGCTTCTTCGGCTTGATCCGCAGGTTCAACTCNACGGCGATGATCTGGCTGTCGGTAAAGCGGGACTTCTTCATGGAACCTCCTCGGGAAAGGGTACGAGAAAATTCCACTTCTGGCGTCTGCTAATGGGCGGGGGGATTACCCTCTGGTTTCGTTAAGCCTGGAGTGATCCAGTTGGCAAACCGTTCACCTGGACCATCAGAGGATGACCTCGCCGCGGCCCCGACCGCCTTCAGAACATCCGGAGACACCTCATGAAGACCCGACTGCTCGTTATCGGCCTGGCTGCAACTGCGACCCTGGTCGGCTGCGCCACGTCCCAGCCCCAGTACGGCAGCTACCGCGGCGACCGTGGTTATGACCAGGGGTATTCGCAGCAGGCCCCGCGTTGCGTGGACTGCGGCATCGTCACCCGCATCGATGAAGTCGGCCCCACCCGCACCGCACCTACCGGCACCGGCGCCGTGCTCGGCGGCATCGTCGGCGCAGTGGCCGGCCGCCAGATTTCCAAGGAAACCGGCGGCAGCAAGGGCAACAAGAATGTGTCGGCCGTGGCCGGCGCCGCGGCTGGTGCGCTGGCCGGCAACGCCATCCAGAACAATGTCACCAGCGACAGCTTCGATGTGCAGGTGCGCATGGACGACGGCCGGGTGATCGTGGTGAACCAGCGCGACCTGGCCGGCGTGCGCGAGAACGCATACGTGCGCGTGGTCAACGGACGGGTGGTGTTGCGCTGATCAGCGCACCACGCATCTGGCAGACAGCAGAAAGGCCCGGTGACGGGCCTTTCTGCTGTCTGCACAGTGTGCCGATGCTGCGGCCGATCAGACCACCTGCACGGCATCGGCCTGCAGGCCCTTCTGGCCCTGCACGACGGTGAAGCTGACCTTCTGGCCTTCC
The window above is part of the Xanthomonas cassavae CFBP 4642 genome. Proteins encoded here:
- a CDS encoding glycine zipper 2TM domain-containing protein, whose product is MKTRLLVIGLAATATLVGCATSQPQYGSYRGDRGYDQGYSQQAPRCVDCGIVTRIDEVGPTRTAPTGTGAVLGGIVGAVAGRQISKETGGSKGNKNVSAVAGAAAGALAGNAIQNNVTSDSFDVQVRMDDGRVIVVNQRDLAGVRENAYVRVVNGRVVLR